Proteins encoded in a region of the Clostridium butyricum genome:
- a CDS encoding sensor histidine kinase, with protein MKIADIPNVILFFIFFIWFIPLIVYIGLQFVQEKRFYGEMTELSGNLDKKYLLSEIIKKPNYYEGRIFYEVLKDANRNMHEEVNYYKHLQSDYREYIETWVHEIKTPIASSKMILENSISNDKNALVDEMNKIDRYITQALYYSRSTDFNKDYIIKTFNLQSIINECIRENRREFINKKIRLIIDDNTDVQVTSDAKWLKFIINQIIINSIKYSRNECAQIKIYIDEDYNNTHIKNDFKKEFNDMIDANKKVKLVIEDNGIGIPKSDINRVFDKGFTGENGRIYGKSTGIGLYLCRKLCEKLNLNIELFSEPEVFTKVFIEILK; from the coding sequence TTGAAAATAGCAGATATTCCTAATGTGATTTTGTTTTTTATATTTTTTATATGGTTTATACCATTAATCGTATATATTGGGCTTCAATTTGTACAAGAGAAAAGGTTTTATGGTGAAATGACTGAATTAAGCGGTAATTTGGATAAGAAATATTTATTATCTGAAATAATAAAAAAGCCTAATTACTATGAAGGAAGAATATTTTATGAAGTATTAAAGGATGCAAATAGAAACATGCATGAAGAAGTCAACTATTATAAGCATCTTCAAAGTGATTATCGTGAATATATAGAAACATGGGTACATGAAATAAAAACTCCTATAGCATCTTCAAAAATGATTCTAGAAAATAGCATATCAAATGATAAGAATGCTCTTGTAGATGAAATGAATAAAATTGATAGATACATAACACAAGCTTTGTATTATTCCCGAAGTACTGATTTTAATAAGGACTATATTATTAAAACTTTTAATTTACAAAGTATTATTAACGAGTGTATAAGAGAAAATAGACGAGAATTTATTAATAAAAAAATAAGGTTAATAATAGATGATAATACTGATGTTCAAGTTACAAGTGATGCTAAATGGCTTAAATTTATAATTAATCAGATAATAATTAATTCTATAAAATATAGTAGAAACGAATGTGCACAAATAAAAATCTATATAGATGAAGATTATAATAATACTCATATAAAGAATGATTTTAAAAAGGAATTTAATGATATGATTGATGCAAATAAAAAAGTGAAACTAGTTATAGAAGATAATGGAATAGGAATTCCCAAAAGCGATATTAACAGAGTCTTTGATAAAGGTTTTACAGGAGAGAATGGAAGGATTTATGGAAAATCAACAGGAATTGGCCTTTATTTATGCAGAAAGCTTTGTGAAAAGCTTAATCTTAATATAGAACTTTTTTCTGAACCAGAAGTTTTTACTAAAGTATTTATAGAGATTTTAAAGTGA
- a CDS encoding ABC transporter ATP-binding protein has translation MESILKVENIEKYYGNKDNITKAIDNISFRVEKGEFVGIMGPSGSGKTTLLNCISTIDNVTTGSIAIDGDDITRLKGRKLETFRRDKLGFIFQDFNLLDTMTAFENIALALTIAGKKGKEVESLVKKAAEGLGIEEVLSKYPYQMSGGQKQRVAAARAIVNNPKIILADEPTGALDSKSAKMLLNSIEKLNKELEATILMVTHDAFTASYAHRILFIKDGKIFNELVRGEDTRKDFFNKIIDVVTILGGDSKDVF, from the coding sequence ATGGAAAGTATATTAAAGGTTGAAAATATTGAAAAATATTATGGGAATAAAGATAACATTACTAAAGCAATTGATAATATAAGCTTTAGAGTTGAAAAAGGTGAATTCGTTGGGATAATGGGTCCATCTGGAAGCGGAAAGACAACATTATTAAATTGCATTTCTACTATAGACAATGTGACTACAGGTTCTATTGCAATTGATGGAGATGATATTACAAGATTAAAAGGAAGAAAATTAGAAACATTTAGGAGAGATAAATTAGGATTTATATTTCAGGATTTTAATCTTCTTGATACTATGACAGCTTTTGAAAATATAGCTTTAGCTCTTACTATTGCAGGGAAAAAAGGTAAGGAAGTTGAATCTCTTGTAAAAAAGGCAGCAGAAGGCCTTGGAATAGAAGAGGTATTATCAAAATATCCATATCAGATGTCAGGAGGACAGAAGCAGAGAGTTGCAGCAGCAAGGGCCATTGTAAATAATCCCAAAATCATATTGGCAGATGAACCAACTGGAGCATTAGATTCTAAATCGGCAAAGATGCTTTTAAATTCAATAGAAAAATTAAATAAAGAATTAGAAGCAACAATTTTAATGGTAACTCATGATGCATTTACAGCCAGTTATGCACATAGAATTCTTTTCATAAAGGATGGTAAGATTTTTAATGAACTTGTAAGAGGAGAAGATACTAGAAAAGATTTCTTTAATAAAATTATAGATGTTGTAACAATACTAGGAGGTGATTCTAAAGATGTATTCTAA
- a CDS encoding FtsX-like permease family protein codes for MYSKMAFNNVKKSFKDYTVYFLTLTFAVCIFYSFNSINSQSILSELNEGQAQYIDMLNQMMSILSVGVSVILGALIIYATNFLIKRRKKEFGLYMILGMKKRSMSTILFLETFYIGVISLLAGLILGLILAQILSIFTAKLFVLEMTKYSFSISYQAIVKTAIYFAIMYLIVMVFNVICVSRYKLIELLSAGRKNEKMKVKNIYISSFIFITSIIILRFSYHYIGISSLDYTKIEFKYSIILGIVGTLLFFYGISSVLFYMVSKKSSIYYNKLNSFSIRQISSKFNTNFISMTVICLMLLVTIGSLACGLAVKDSMESTLKKSTQFDASISYYSIDEDTVDKNPIEAMESLGYDINDKCDSMIVRTYYSKNTNVKELLSKYAVDEDKTIQELINGHNFTGSINIIPISVFNQVRKMQGNEPIGLSDNEILAASNYEVLKKIANKFVDNVNSVNIEGKEYKLKERKVFDDCLYTTPTASVLFALVVPDKVIENNNIHLSEQVINVNFKGSEEEKKLEEDKLTKILNKESFRDYDEQKKLEEERGFWIYGMTRQMCMDTSRGLSTLVLFVTIYLGIVFLLSSAAVLALQQLSSCNESIDRYSSLRKIGASKSMINRSIFTQVVIFFMFPLGLAIIHSIVGIRAVNSYLMALGSSNRLSSIFVTALIIIIVYGGYLYGTYISYKNVIDNEFN; via the coding sequence ATGTATTCTAAAATGGCATTTAATAATGTTAAGAAGAGTTTTAAGGATTACACAGTTTATTTTTTAACATTAACTTTCGCAGTATGTATCTTTTATAGTTTTAATTCAATTAATTCTCAAAGCATATTGAGTGAATTAAATGAAGGTCAGGCACAATATATAGATATGCTTAATCAAATGATGTCAATTTTATCAGTTGGAGTATCAGTAATACTTGGAGCACTTATTATATATGCTACAAATTTTCTTATAAAAAGAAGAAAAAAGGAATTTGGACTTTATATGATTCTTGGAATGAAAAAGAGATCAATGTCAACAATATTGTTTTTAGAAACATTTTATATTGGAGTAATATCTCTTTTAGCAGGTTTGATTTTAGGATTAATTTTAGCACAGATTCTTTCTATATTCACAGCAAAATTATTTGTTCTTGAAATGACAAAATATAGCTTTTCTATTTCATATCAAGCTATTGTTAAGACTGCTATATATTTTGCAATAATGTATTTAATTGTTATGGTTTTTAATGTTATATGTGTATCGAGATATAAACTTATAGAACTTTTAAGTGCTGGAAGAAAAAATGAAAAGATGAAAGTTAAAAATATATATATTTCATCTTTTATATTTATCACATCAATTATAATCTTGAGATTTTCATATCATTATATTGGAATATCAAGTTTGGATTACACTAAAATAGAATTTAAATATTCTATAATACTTGGAATAGTAGGAACATTATTATTCTTCTATGGTATTTCTTCTGTATTGTTTTATATGGTTTCTAAAAAAAGTAGCATTTATTATAATAAGTTAAACAGCTTTAGCATAAGACAGATTTCAAGTAAATTTAATACAAATTTTATTTCTATGACAGTTATATGTTTGATGCTTCTTGTTACAATAGGTTCACTTGCATGTGGGCTTGCGGTAAAAGATTCTATGGAATCAACATTAAAAAAATCTACACAATTTGATGCATCAATTTCATATTACAGCATTGATGAAGATACTGTTGATAAAAATCCAATAGAGGCTATGGAGTCATTAGGTTATGATATTAATGATAAATGTGACAGCATGATAGTAAGAACATACTATTCAAAGAATACGAATGTTAAAGAGCTTCTTTCAAAGTATGCAGTTGATGAAGATAAGACAATACAAGAGTTGATAAATGGACATAATTTTACTGGTTCAATAAATATAATACCAATCTCTGTATTTAATCAAGTGAGAAAGATGCAAGGAAATGAACCTATAGGACTTTCAGATAATGAGATTCTTGCTGCAAGTAATTACGAAGTGTTGAAGAAAATTGCTAATAAATTTGTTGATAATGTTAATAGTGTAAACATTGAAGGTAAAGAATATAAACTTAAAGAAAGAAAAGTATTTGATGATTGCTTATATACAACTCCAACAGCAAGTGTGCTTTTTGCTTTAGTTGTTCCGGATAAGGTAATAGAAAATAATAACATTCATTTATCTGAACAGGTTATAAATGTGAATTTTAAAGGAAGTGAAGAGGAAAAAAAATTAGAAGAAGATAAACTTACCAAAATATTAAATAAAGAATCTTTTAGGGATTATGATGAACAGAAAAAATTAGAAGAAGAAAGAGGATTTTGGATATATGGAATGACAAGACAGATGTGTATGGATACAAGCAGAGGTTTATCAACACTTGTATTATTTGTAACCATATATCTTGGAATTGTATTTCTTCTTTCAAGTGCAGCAGTACTTGCACTTCAACAACTTTCATCATGTAATGAATCAATTGATAGATATAGTTCATTAAGAAAGATTGGAGCTTCAAAATCTATGATAAATAGAAGTATATTTACTCAAGTAGTTATATTCTTTATGTTTCCACTAGGTCTTGCAATAATTCATTCAATAGTTGGAATAAGAGCAGTAAACAGCTATCTTATGGCTTTAGGTTCTTCAAATAGATTAAGTTCAATTTTTGTAACAGCACTAATAATAATAATTGTTTATGGTGGATATTTGTATGGAACATATATTTCATATAAAAATGTTATAGATAATGAATTTAATTGA
- a CDS encoding HD domain-containing phosphohydrolase, producing the protein MINTIDIIKTLMNNMPWPIWIEDLAENIVYLNDKYESKFGVRLESVLGKSNISIFNKELIKVYNEKIKSKMSEGNVCIVKENINGNNMMFYIIPIKDKENYIQAFGMIIIDIGKIDENEINIKKQSTILRTIIDSLPESVFYKDKESRFIGINKKFKEFYNNNGIYDIIGKSDLEIYPDNKIAAEFVKIDKEIMETRETKYYEQTVKDKFNNEIIEENVKIPVISDDGEVWGIVGLSRDITERKQIEKKLRYLSENDMLTGLYNRYSFEEKIQELNESENLPLGIIMGDVNGLKLVNDTLGHLEGDKLLISVANVLREICSEFTKYIFRWGGDEFIILLPNAGEVQCEEIINKINNKCEEVEHEFIQLNIALGEAIKVTLEEDIYSCIKKVEEKVYRTKLLEKKSIKSSIINSLKKSLQEKSFETNEHTERVSKYAKAIGKKMNLKKDELDELMLTAQLHDIGKIGIDEQILMKPGKLTIDEFEIMKTHAEKGYRIINASSDLDTIAKYVLGHHEKWDGSGYPLGLKGVEIPLISRIINVVDSYDVMTNNRPYKKAMAQNEALHELERCSGSQFDPKIVNIFKEYMKCDFFRV; encoded by the coding sequence TTGATTAATACTATAGATATAATAAAAACACTTATGAATAATATGCCATGGCCCATTTGGATAGAAGACTTAGCAGAAAACATAGTATATTTAAATGATAAGTATGAAAGTAAATTTGGAGTACGACTTGAATCGGTATTAGGAAAAAGCAATATAAGTATTTTTAATAAAGAATTAATAAAAGTATATAATGAAAAAATTAAGAGTAAGATGAGCGAAGGAAATGTATGTATAGTGAAAGAAAACATTAATGGGAATAATATGATGTTCTATATAATTCCTATTAAAGATAAAGAAAATTATATACAAGCATTTGGAATGATAATTATTGACATAGGAAAAATAGATGAAAATGAAATTAATATAAAGAAGCAGAGCACAATATTAAGAACAATTATAGATTCTTTACCAGAATCAGTATTCTATAAAGATAAAGAAAGTCGCTTTATTGGAATTAATAAGAAATTTAAGGAGTTTTATAATAATAATGGAATTTACGATATTATTGGAAAAAGTGATTTGGAAATATATCCTGACAATAAAATAGCAGCTGAATTTGTGAAAATTGACAAAGAGATAATGGAAACTAGGGAAACAAAATATTATGAGCAAACAGTAAAAGATAAATTTAATAATGAAATAATAGAGGAAAATGTCAAGATACCTGTTATTAGTGATGATGGAGAAGTTTGGGGAATTGTCGGATTATCAAGAGATATAACCGAAAGAAAACAGATTGAAAAAAAGCTCAGATATTTAAGTGAAAATGATATGTTAACTGGTTTATATAATAGGTATAGCTTTGAAGAAAAAATACAAGAACTTAATGAAAGTGAGAATCTTCCACTAGGAATAATAATGGGTGATGTAAATGGACTTAAACTTGTAAATGATACATTAGGGCATCTAGAAGGTGATAAATTACTGATAAGTGTTGCTAATGTATTAAGAGAGATATGTAGTGAGTTTACAAAATACATTTTCAGATGGGGAGGAGATGAATTTATTATTTTACTTCCTAATGCTGGAGAAGTACAATGTGAAGAGATTATTAATAAAATTAATAATAAATGTGAAGAGGTAGAGCACGAATTTATTCAGCTAAATATAGCTTTAGGTGAGGCTATCAAAGTTACTTTAGAAGAAGATATATACAGTTGTATAAAGAAAGTAGAGGAGAAAGTATATAGGACAAAGCTTCTTGAAAAGAAAAGTATAAAAAGTTCTATAATAAATTCATTGAAAAAAAGTTTACAGGAGAAGAGTTTTGAAACTAATGAGCATACTGAGAGAGTTTCTAAATATGCAAAAGCAATTGGAAAGAAGATGAATTTGAAAAAAGATGAGCTAGATGAGTTAATGCTAACAGCCCAGCTTCATGATATAGGTAAAATAGGCATAGATGAACAAATCCTCATGAAACCAGGTAAACTCACAATAGATGAATTTGAGATAATGAAAACTCATGCTGAAAAAGGATATAGGATAATAAATGCATCAAGTGATTTAGATACAATTGCTAAATATGTACTTGGTCATCATGAGAAATGGGATGGAAGTGGATATCCACTTGGATTAAAGGGTGTAGAAATTCCACTTATATCAAGAATAATCAATGTAGTGGATTCATATGATGTAATGACAAATAACAGACCATATAAAAAAGCTATGGCACAGAATGAAGCATTACATGAACTTGAAAGATGTTCAGGAAGTCAATTTGATCCAAAGATAGTAAACATATTTAAAGAATATATGAAATGTGATTTTTTTAGGGTATAA